From a region of the Dictyostelium discoideum AX4 chromosome 2 chromosome, whole genome shotgun sequence genome:
- the osbD gene encoding oxysterol binding family protein, member 4, which produces MEIGTSSTTNNIGVAPTIPQDIVNNNNHNNNSSNNSSNNNSISSSPTDSSQLMNGEQSTSPPSPPIEEVLEEEPRNLLISLLSELKIGVDLSRVPLPTFILEPRSLLEKFTDNMIHGEILCNLSKLESPMDRMHLITKWYLSAFHYRKKGLQKPYNPILGEIFRTRWEFKETNSNCIMVAEQISHHPPVSCIYLSNRKDGYTMTGTINPRSKFLGNSMAVIVDGSSTLTLLGLQEEYVITFPTAVARGIIFGTLLTEIVGNSTISCKQTNIKVEMDFKAKPMFGGEYNVVCGKIKKGNETTHTFNGKWDKKVEITLSSSSSSSKKKNGSTNDILWDCNDAVKTQMITRQISEQEEFESQRLWQKVSHAIIKKNQKDATFEKNKLEDEQRKRVKDRKENNIEWEPRLFKKVNDQWIYKYQNHTLYDQNEPKEIETDGIIHFEGTLIKKESKQNLVEKCGASENEIIV; this is translated from the exons atggaaattggTACAAGTTCAACAACTAATAATATTGGTGTGGCACCAACAATACCACAagatattgtaaataataataatcataataataatagtagtaataatagtagtaataataatagtatatcatcatcaccaactgATTCATCACAATTAATGAATGGGGAACAAtcaacatcaccaccatcaccacctaTTGAAGAAGTTTTAGAGGAAGAACCAagaaatttattgatttcattattatcagaaTTAAAGATTGGTGTTGATTTATCAAGAGTACCATTACCAACCTTTATATTAGAACCAAGATCATTATTGGAGAAATTTACAGATAATATGATTCATGGTGAAATTTTAtgtaatttatcaaaattagaGTCACCAATGGATAGAATGCATTTAATTACAAAATGGTATTTATCTGCTTTTCATTATAGAAAGAAAGGTTTACAAAAACCTTATAATCCAATT ttagGTGAAATTTTTAGAACTAGATGGgaatttaaagaaacaaaTAGTAATTGTATAATGGTTGCAGAACAAATTTCACATCATCCACCAGTTTcatgtatttatttatcaaatagAAAGGATGGATATACAATGACTGGTACAATTAATCCACGTTCGAAATTTTTAGGTAATTCAATGGCAGTGATAGTGGATGGTAGTAGTACATTAACATTATTAGGACTTCAAGAGGAATATGTTATTACCTTTCCTACAGCGGTGGCAAGAGGTATTATATTTGGTACATTGTTAACAGAGATTGTGGGCAATTCAACGATATCATGTAAACAAACCAATATAAAAGTTGAAATGGATTTTAAAGCAAAACCAATGTTTGGTGGTGAATATAATGTAGTTtgtggtaaaattaaaaaaggtaatGAAACAACTCATACATTTAATGGAAAATGGgataaaaaagttgaaatcACTTTATCATcgtcgtcatcatcatcaaagaaaaagaatggaTCTACAAATGATATTTTATGGGATTGTAATGATGCAGTTAAAACTCAAATGATAACGAGACAAATCTCTGAACAAGAAGAATTTGAATCTCAAAGATTATGGCAAAAAGTTTCACATGCAATCATaaagaaaaatcaaaaagatgcaacatttgaaaagaataaattagAAGATgaacaaagaaaaagagtaaaagatagaaaagaaaataatatagaATGGGAAccaagattatttaaaaaagttaatgaTCAATGGatttataaatatcaaaa tcATACACTTTATGATCAAAATGAaccaaaagaaattgaaactGATGGTATAATTCATTTTGAAGGtacattaattaaaaaagaatcaaaacaaaatttagTTGAAAAATGTGGTGCaagtgaaaatgaaataattgtttag